In Luteitalea sp. TBR-22, one genomic interval encodes:
- a CDS encoding PQQ-binding-like beta-propeller repeat protein, protein MKLVLVSITVVACSATLAAGWLQSSPSSADGPFTEAQATRGKEVYARTCAACHGPDLQGAASIPLVGSSFQARWRFPALTVDDLFYIVRKTMPPQAAGTVPVDDLSDAVAYLLQANGYRPGPTPLAVGAAGLKQPLAWAGKYASPTGDSAIAGPDVLPGDAGATPGTTGPDQAALDGAGRSTDWLVHTHDYAGTRYSPLSQIDTSNAARLVPTCMLQVGEADSFQTGPIVHAGTMYLATAKSTIAIDAATCRVKWRHSWRLRGDASWNRNRGVALKDGRVVRGTPDGYLVALSSETGAMLWARRVADSAAGETFTMAPVIYDDLILIGPAGSENNIKGWVGAFRLADGTPVWRFNTVPRPGEPGYDTWQNPTNIPMAGGAVWTSFSLDTATGDLHVAVTNPAPDLPAHLRPGSNLYTNSILVLDVRTGKHRWHRSMVPADSHDWDLSHAMPLFSATIGGASRRLVATVGKDGILRTLDRETHDIVYATPVTTIKNADLPVTTTPTHACPGVLGGVEWNGPSYSATTGMLYVPAVDWCSTFIADPEPRYIPGKSYLGGTAARDPAEKSQGWLTALDATTGVVRWKHRSPRPMVAAVTSTAGGLVLAGELTGDFLALDGRTGDVLYRFNTGGSMGGGIVTYETGGRQYIAVASGTPSAFWVDRNGGAPTIVVFALPAI, encoded by the coding sequence GTGAAGCTGGTCCTCGTGTCGATCACCGTTGTCGCATGTTCGGCCACGCTCGCGGCCGGTTGGCTCCAGTCGTCCCCGTCAAGCGCCGATGGGCCGTTCACCGAGGCCCAGGCGACGCGCGGCAAGGAGGTCTATGCGCGCACGTGTGCCGCCTGCCATGGCCCCGACCTGCAGGGCGCGGCCTCGATCCCGCTGGTCGGCAGCAGCTTCCAGGCACGCTGGCGGTTCCCTGCGCTGACCGTCGACGACCTGTTCTACATCGTGCGCAAGACCATGCCGCCGCAGGCCGCCGGCACGGTGCCGGTCGACGATCTCTCGGACGCGGTCGCCTACCTGCTCCAGGCCAACGGGTACCGCCCCGGGCCGACGCCGCTGGCCGTCGGCGCGGCAGGACTGAAGCAACCCCTCGCGTGGGCCGGCAAGTACGCCAGTCCGACGGGGGACTCGGCGATTGCGGGGCCCGACGTCCTGCCCGGCGACGCCGGGGCCACGCCGGGCACGACGGGGCCCGACCAGGCCGCGCTCGACGGTGCCGGGCGGTCCACCGACTGGCTGGTGCACACCCACGATTACGCCGGGACGCGCTACTCACCGCTCTCGCAGATCGACACCAGCAACGCCGCCCGTCTCGTGCCGACCTGCATGCTCCAGGTCGGGGAGGCGGACAGCTTCCAGACCGGGCCGATCGTGCACGCCGGCACGATGTACCTGGCGACGGCGAAGAGCACGATCGCCATCGACGCGGCGACCTGCCGGGTCAAGTGGCGTCACTCGTGGCGGTTGCGTGGCGACGCGTCCTGGAATCGCAACCGCGGGGTCGCGCTCAAGGACGGGCGGGTCGTGCGGGGCACGCCCGACGGCTACCTGGTCGCCCTCAGCAGCGAGACCGGCGCGATGCTGTGGGCGCGGCGTGTGGCCGACTCCGCGGCCGGCGAGACGTTCACGATGGCGCCCGTCATCTACGACGATCTGATCCTGATCGGCCCGGCGGGCAGCGAGAACAACATCAAGGGCTGGGTGGGGGCCTTCCGGTTGGCCGACGGCACGCCCGTGTGGCGGTTCAACACCGTGCCGCGGCCTGGCGAGCCCGGCTACGACACCTGGCAGAACCCGACGAACATCCCGATGGCCGGGGGCGCGGTCTGGACGTCGTTCTCGCTCGACACCGCGACCGGCGACCTGCACGTCGCCGTCACCAATCCTGCACCGGACCTGCCCGCGCACCTGCGACCAGGCTCGAACCTCTACACCAACTCGATCCTCGTGCTCGACGTGCGCACCGGCAAGCACCGGTGGCACCGGTCGATGGTGCCCGCCGACTCGCACGACTGGGACCTGTCGCACGCCATGCCCCTGTTCAGCGCCACCATCGGCGGCGCATCCCGGCGCCTCGTCGCGACGGTCGGCAAGGACGGCATCCTGCGGACGCTCGATCGCGAGACGCACGACATCGTGTACGCAACGCCGGTCACCACCATCAAGAACGCCGACCTGCCGGTCACGACCACGCCGACGCACGCCTGTCCCGGCGTGCTCGGTGGCGTGGAGTGGAACGGCCCCTCGTACAGCGCCACCACCGGGATGCTGTACGTTCCCGCGGTGGACTGGTGCAGCACCTTCATCGCCGATCCCGAGCCACGGTACATCCCGGGGAAGAGCTACCTGGGTGGGACGGCCGCCCGTGACCCTGCGGAGAAGTCGCAGGGGTGGCTCACGGCGCTGGACGCGACGACGGGCGTGGTGCGCTGGAAGCACCGGTCGCCGCGTCCGATGGTCGCGGCGGTGACGTCCACCGCCGGTGGCCTCGTGCTGGCGGGCGAACTGACCGGCGACTTCCTCGCCCTCGACGGGCGCACCGGCGACGTGCTCTACCGGTTCAACACGGGCGGCTCGATGGGCGGGGGCATCGTGACGTACGAGACGGGCGGGCGGCAGTACATCGCGGTCGCCTCAGGCACGCCGTCGGCCTTCTGGGTGGACAGGAACGGCGGCGCACCCACGATCGTGGTGTTCGCCCTGCCCGCAA